acattgAGTCAAATTGAATGACAATTAAGAATACAAAAGTTGAGTTCAAGTAATAGACActaggaattttatagtggtttggctcCAAGAATGAGTAATGACTTACGTCCACCGACACTTTTATTAATTATGAAGATCTCAGACTCAATATCAGAAAAATAAGATTACACTGAGTTTCCTAAGTctgagagagaatacaattcGACAGAGTTTTTATTGTAAGATAGATCCTTATTTATAGTTCCTTAGCGGGTCATGGGTATTACACGCATAGTGTAAGTTTGTTACAACTGAATATATAATAAGAGAATATACAAAATACATTCAAATTataattacataaatatcttataaAACTTGGGCTATTCTGGTCAGGTGGACTGTCCTCAAAAGTATATATCAACCAGGTCTTCTCGGTACAGCTCATATAATCAGTGTGCCTTCGACCAGGTCCTCACGAGCAATGTTCTTCGAACGATGATCTTTAATCCTCTTATTTGACTCCGAGGAGGATAGCTTCTTATCTGAGCATAATCGACCACTATAAACAAATGTAATGCCAATTGTTGCCATGTGTTCATTTTaatatgccacatcatcatgtccAATTTTAGATTAAACAATTATAATAGAATCTCTTATTAAtgttaaatttgaaataaaaataattaaatgttgccaatatttaatattttataccCAATGTACAAATGTTATATGAAATGTGATttgtaaaattataatttattggaaagagttttaaataaataaatataacaaatttAATCAATATTTATTAAGAATATAAAATTTACTTTATGCCATATTTAATACAaccttttaatttatattaaagttCGCATTAACTTTAGCTAAAGTATAACATTGGCATAGAATTTACACTATATTGGAGATTCTCTAATATTCTATTTATTAATATAGCTAGTTCTCCATTTTGTAGTTTCAATTTTATCTTTCGGGCTTAGctaaaatttttaataatttttactcTATCCTTTCTTGtagtcttctccatcaatcatcATTTTGGtctaacatttttttattataacttTTGTATAACTATTTTATATAAACAAATACTTGTGAAGTTTTGATTCGGAACACACAATAgttatagaaaaaaaaacattttagacCTTCCATAATTTATACCCTTAAAATTTTGACAAGAGATCATAATCAAAATTGGAACAATGAGTTGGAGTATTATGTGACCCAgcaaagagagagagagccttTGTCTTGCAGTTCATGGAGAAtaatatttaaaacatatataGTAGGTGAATTGTTTCTTGGTAAACATGAAACTACATTACAAATTTGaattatactaagaaacatttAACAAATCAGTGAGATAAATAGTGAAACAGAacaaattttatattattatctccAACTTCTACGAATTTGCAATGAATAAAGAAGTTGCCTACGGCTACAAACTGAGCCCATTTGGGCTCTTCATATAAGAAAAGCAGAAGTTGTGCAAACATAAATAAGTTCTGAGCTTCATATAAAAACAATGATAGCTTAAAGATGAGCACAACCAAAATTGAAATTAGAAACCCACCTTGACAACATATCCTGCTTACAGTAGAAAATGGCTAATACTGGAGATACCACTAGATGTAAGTAAAACATAAAAGACCATACACATCCAGATCCAATAACTAAAAACCAGCAAGATTATGAGACATCCAATATTGAATAATTAGACATGAGCTGTGCCTTCAGTAAATTTGGGGTCCTCACATCTGTACCGTCCATCAGGTCCAATTCCAAAACCTTTTGGATCTGCAAACACATTCTCCAGTAACTGGTTTCGGGCTGGATAGGGACTTTCATCTGCAAACTCAACAGCATTCTCAACAAGCTCATCGATCTTCTTCTCTATGGCCTTTAACTCTTGTTCACTTGCTAATTTGCTATCGATTAAGTGCTTCTTTAAGGCTGTGATGGGATCTCTGGCAGCATAACGTGCCTTCTCAGCTGCAAAATTAGGAACCCAGAAAGGGATGATTAACAGGGAACTCCATTAAATCAACACATACATATGATTACACATATGGGATTTGGATACTAATTGCAAAGCCAAGAATCTCCTCACAGAACATACTCTAGCAAGAGACAGAAGAAAATTCCTGAAGAAACATTTGATAACCATACAAAATTGACTATAAAGAGAATTAATCAtttgagaaaagaaaaaaaaatgaagtgaaTTACTGACCAGGGTCACGGAGCTCATCTGGATCTGCCAATGAATGTCCTCTGAATCTGTATGTCTCGCATTCAACCAAGGTCGGTCCTTCTCCTCTCCTGGCCCTTCCAATAGCCTCCTTAGCAACCTCCCTGACCTTCAAAACATCCATCCCATCAACATGAACACCTGGCATACCAAAAGCAGGTCCTTTCTTCCAGATCTCTGGATCTGAGGTAGCTCTCAAATGGGACATCCCAATTGCCCACAAATTATTCTCCACAACGAAAATGATGGGCAACTTCCACAAAGCTGCCATATTCAAACACTCAAAGAACTGTCCATTATTACAAGTTCCATCTCCAAAAAAGGCACAAGTTACGTGATCAGAGCCGGGCTCTTTCAAAACCTCCCTCCTATACTTGGAGGAGAACGCGGCACCAGTTGCCACCGGAATCCCTTCACCGATGAAAGCAAATCCTCCGAGCAAATTGTGCTCTTTGGAGAACATGTGCATCGAACCTCCTTGGCCCCGGCAGCATCCGGTGGTCTTCCCAAAGAGCTCGCTCATCACAGCACGGGCTGGGACGCCCTTACTCAGTGCATGCACGTGATCCCGGTATGTGCTCACCACAGAGTCTTCCTTTTTCAGAAGTTTGATGAACCCAGTTGAAACAGCCTCTTGGCCATTGTAGAGATGAACGAAACCAAACATTTTGCCCCTATAATACATCTGAGCACACATATCCTCGAAAGATCTGCCCAATATCATGTCTTCATACAGCTCCAAGCCCTCCTCTTTCGTGATCAGCTGGATAAAATAGAATTCAAAAAAGTTCAATAAGCTAAATCATCATAAACCCTGTTCGGCTGTCTGTTTCACGATAATTTTTTGTTGCATGGAAAAATTTATACATTAGAAATAATCCCTTTAAGATTAACGTGTCGATCAACAGTTTTTGGAAGACAACTAACTTGAATTTCACCATCAAATAGCAAAAACTGAAATACAAATCTTCTGATTTGTTTATTAGAGGTCTCAAATAGATAATCAAACCTATTTCAGCTGATCTTACTCGAGTGTCGCAATCACACAAATCTTAGGAACTCAATACGGTAaaccagaattttttttttcttggaaaaaaaaaaagcaattagTATAAGGCTAAGGTTTCATTAAATTCCCATAATTCAAACAAAAACAAGAGGAATTGAAAGTAAAGCTTGAACAGAAAATTGAAGCGGCAAAACAAAAAGGGTTACCAGATTCGTGGAAGTCTGACGCTTTTTCTCCTTGATGACGTCGGAGACGGAAACGACGGCGGATCGACGATAAGAAGCGGAGTGATTGGCTCTGGTGGGAAGAGGATTGAAGCGGAGCTTCTGGGTAGATCCAAGGAAAGAGCAGGTCTTAAAGAGAGATGGGTTGTCATTGGATCTGGGTGTGGAGGCATGGAGAGGGACTGGTTGAGCGAACTTGGTGGCGGAGAACGACATTGCCCTCTCTAGTGTTTGGAAACCCCAGGGAGGCAGTTGAGAGAAGCCAGAAGCGAAATGGGATGAGGTGTTATGATGAAGaagagagggaaagagagaaaGAATGAGATGAGAAAATGAGGGAAAGTGCGAGAAAATAAGAAGGAAGAAGGAGGCGGAGGATACGAGGGAGAAGTCTTTGGAAATGCCCGCCTACTGTGCGTGCGGAGCCAGATGAGCTGAGAGCGTTGGACTATAAGCCACCCAAACCCAACTAATTTCTTACTGCTATTTACGTttctattaattattattattattaagtatCAAAAATACAGAATAATATAATATCACATTTTTACAATATACTATCGTGTTACTAAGAaaaatttattattgtaaatatcATTTTGTAAGTGTAAAAAAACAAAGAGAATTCTTTTGTTTTGGACGGTGGTGTTGTTTAATGTTTAATATTTAGTGTTTTGATGAAATAAAAGAACGAGAAACAAATAGTGTTGTTGTTTTCATAGACTGCTCATATGCCTGTTAACAATAGAGAATTGTCAATGGAAATTATTTGTTGCCCAACACTAGATAGCATATAATTATTGGTGTAATCTAATATTCAGTCTTGAATATTTGAACCATATATTATGTCCAACAAATTAAAATGTAAAATATAACACTCTTAACCATACAATTCTTCCATTTCCAATCTTTCCTTCtccaaattaaaaattaaaaaacaattatAGTGTTGGAGTGAGGACAGGGTTCTTGGACGAACCCTTTGAGGCAAAAATGGTTCTTGTAATAAATACCAGTTTCTAACTGATTGGACTCTGGAGATGAGTTTGATGCATGAATTCAATCAACATTTTTGTccaacttttttttatatatatatatatatatatttttgtccaaCTTTTAATTATTTTGGTTTTGGGGTTTGCAAGCAATGGAAATAGGTTGTATTTGTATATATTATAATTGAATATAAGCATTTATTATTGCAAAAAATTAGGGCGATTTTGTATGACTCTTCTGTGGTGTCAATATAAATTGATGGGTGTGACATGTGGACAAGGATGACTTTAAACGTGGCAATGGATGAGGTCAAAATTAAATATTCTTCAACAGATTAATATCAAAAAATCGATAACAACAAACAAATGGGTCCATAGCTCAGTGGTAGAGCATTTGACTGCAGATCAAGAGGTCACCGGTTCGAACCCGGTTGGGCCctacaatattttttaaaaacgaATATTTTCCTCAATTTTTAAAGTATAAGTATGTTtttgctcaaaaaaaaaaaagtatgtttGATTATGCCATCattaaaaaatgaaaatcatCTCTCTAGTGCTTAGCAAAATAGACTCATTGTTTGTGTGTTTTAAAGTTTGAAGGATAATAAATTTTAGAGggatcaatttttttaattgtatgtctatcaattaaaaaataacaaattaatttaGATTGAAATTATTCTCCTTtcaaaagttttttatttttcttatcttCCGTATCCTCTCCAAACTATAATACTTCTCTAATAAGACTCAATTTTccaaatgattttaaaatgaaataGGTCTtttaacattaattaaatatGTCATTTCACTTGGATAAACAAACATggttattatataattaattggtTAAACAAACATGTCAAATTAAGTAATTACTTTGAATTACACTCAATTCTAATTATAAGTTAGTTTTCCAAACATATtctaaatgtattaaaaaaaactacaaaCTCATATAATGTGTGGTGAGGTTATATTTATTCCAAAACCGTGTAGTTGGcgatttaaaaatttataattgtTGTTCAAACCTTATCATTTcacatatttataaatttataattatatcaatttatatatatatatttcattttttgttatttcaaaatttaatttgaaatttattttgttcATGTTGTTTAAATTTTGGTTGTATTATTCAAGTTTAATGTTAAACTATTTATGTTTGATTGTCATGTATAcgaaatattatttaaaaaaaaaaactaatgttTAATTCAAAACTGCATAAATCACATATGGTGTAGTGGAGTTTGAGGTCATATGTGGTATAATGTGATTTAAAAAAATGTTCAAAACAACATGTAGAGTGCGTTTACTAAAAAAGTTTCAAATCACACTGTTTGCATTTGGAATACCTCTATTATATACAAGAGTAATAATATGTGTATCAAAATTATGCTATAAAATATTACCAACTGATGTGATAGTTTCTTttaaccaatcacatttatttCATATGGGATccactgttttaaaaaatagTATAACATCAGCTAAGGTAATGTTTTGGTGTATTGGAAAAATTCTAAActaaaaatttaatatatttattgaccATCTCCTCTAAACAAGGGTTAAATTAAAATAAAGGAAGTAGACATTAACGTCCAAAATGAAAATAATCATATTGGATTATTTTTCAGCATTCATTATGCGTTCTTAATCACTTATTTTACACTTGGttcttaaaataattttggtttgtatatattttttttaataaaattatatacctTGTGTTATCAGAATCCCTTTCTGTGCATTTAGTATGTACTTCAATTTTGAAATTGCTAAATAAACTCATTTGTTTTTATTTGATACCTCAACTAGCACTAATAAAATTTGTTGCTTTTTTCAATACTTATACTTAGATTGAGGACGAATATTACCAAATGAGAAGAAACAAATTTATTGAAATGAGGACGCAATTAACCTGGCAAAGAAGCTTTAATTACGTTAGACTACGACATAACAAGTGGTTAACTATAAACAGATGAAAATAATCGAATCGCACATTTTTTTCCTCGCCaaattattggttttttattcaaaatttaaacaaaatttcctATTTGATCATATACAGGAGGCAACTATATGTTAAAAAAATGTAAGGAACATTTCTACATAAATATACAGAaattaaatgtaaaaaaaaaaatctcactcAAGCCAACATGGGCTTTACTAAAAATTGATCCTCAACTATTAGACATCATACCGAACCCAGTATTGTTAGTATATCTACACACATCACACCGTTGCATCACCTCTTGCTGATTTTCTCCTTGCCTATATCAACATCACAAAGGTTACTTCAATCAGTATATTTCAAGGGATTATTAACCTAAATAATGAAACCcagaataaaaataattacagGATGAACAAAAACTCACCAAATATATTTGATTTCAAGGGAAATCTAAGAGATGAACCCTTAACTTTTAGATCTTTTAGCGgcctacttctactactgctctGTTTCTCTGTTCTTGACAGACCACTGCTACTTTCTCCTGTTAGAATATCAGTTCCTCTCTTTACCTTTTCATGATATACAGCTGGTGGAGCAAGCCTCAACTGAGGTATATTCTCTACCTGAACAAATCTTTGCTCTTTTTGCAACATGTTCAACATGTCAAACTGCAGCATCCAACACAAAATTTGATTACCTTATTCTATATTCAAGAAGCCTATAAAATTACAATACTAACAGTAACAAGCTAAACATTGCTTCATACCCGTGAGACTTGCTGAAGCCCGTTAGCATAGTCTAACGAATCGTAGTCATGGGGGTAAACTGTTGTTCCATGTGTTTGTTGGGGTCTCGTTGGAAACTTCTTTACTAGACCTTTCTCTACAAGAACTGATTTATTTCTTGACTTCTGTGATTTCTGGTTAGGCATACAGACAGGGCATCCAGATGAGGAGCCAGCACCGGATGCTCCCTTCTCCAAAAGCTCACACTGAGCATGAGTTGCATGACCGCAGTTGAAAACTCGAATGCTTGAGCTAGAAGGGTTCTTGGCAAGAACACCATTGCATATACAGCAAACTGGACTACGAGGGGCATACCCATGAGATGCTCCTTTCTTGAGTAAGCTCATGGTATAGAATGTGTCATCTTCTATCAGGGATTTGGCAGTATCCTGCATAGCATCATTGTAAACAATATTATTAAAAAGAAAACTTAAAAAGTTTAAAAAACCACTACAAGGGAGGTCTATAAAAACAGAGGgggcaaaaaaaaattgacctaaaTATGTGATCATTACACGAAGTCCTGTTGTATGTCACAGAATCCAGGTAAATGGACACAAGTAGAACATAGTAGTATACGTGTGAAAAAGAAAAAGTGAAAATACCAGAATTCTTCTTTCAAAGCCATATGTTCCAAGCATTCCCAGTATAGTGAGTTTAAAGTCACCGAATTCCTGGCTACCATTATCAGAAAGAAGTTTGGACATGATAGTTGGAAGTCGAACATATCCTATCATGCCCTCAACAATCT
This genomic interval from Humulus lupulus chromosome 8, drHumLupu1.1, whole genome shotgun sequence contains the following:
- the LOC133797415 gene encoding pyruvate dehydrogenase E1 component subunit alpha-3, chloroplastic, with translation MSFSATKFAQPVPLHASTPRSNDNPSLFKTCSFLGSTQKLRFNPLPTRANHSASYRRSAVVSVSDVIKEKKRQTSTNLLITKEEGLELYEDMILGRSFEDMCAQMYYRGKMFGFVHLYNGQEAVSTGFIKLLKKEDSVVSTYRDHVHALSKGVPARAVMSELFGKTTGCCRGQGGSMHMFSKEHNLLGGFAFIGEGIPVATGAAFSSKYRREVLKEPGSDHVTCAFFGDGTCNNGQFFECLNMAALWKLPIIFVVENNLWAIGMSHLRATSDPEIWKKGPAFGMPGVHVDGMDVLKVREVAKEAIGRARRGEGPTLVECETYRFRGHSLADPDELRDPAEKARYAARDPITALKKHLIDSKLASEQELKAIEKKIDELVENAVEFADESPYPARNQLLENVFADPKGFGIGPDGRYRCEDPKFTEGTAHV